A single region of the Photobacterium sanguinicancri genome encodes:
- a CDS encoding 2OG-Fe(II) oxygenase codes for MNKLIEALDTNGYYIWDDFLSAEQVEDLKACMPDEWKKACIGRNDEVMRESSIRSDKIHWLAESQGAAVDDFLSRMEAIRRAANQHFYLGLFEYEAHFAKYEKGDFYKKHLDCFHGNENRRLTTVFYMNDAWSKEDAGELVVYDLDGNIIATLPPKSGRLFVFLSEQFPHEVLPTNKPRFSIAGWFRTNGVTANQLDIAQ; via the coding sequence ATGAACAAGTTAATTGAAGCGCTAGATACAAACGGTTACTACATCTGGGATGACTTTCTTTCTGCTGAACAAGTTGAAGACTTAAAAGCCTGCATGCCTGATGAGTGGAAAAAAGCGTGTATTGGTCGTAACGATGAAGTGATGCGTGAATCCTCTATCCGCAGTGATAAAATTCACTGGCTGGCAGAGAGCCAAGGCGCAGCGGTTGATGATTTCCTTTCTCGTATGGAAGCGATTCGTCGTGCTGCAAATCAACATTTCTACCTAGGTTTATTTGAGTATGAAGCGCACTTTGCTAAGTACGAAAAAGGTGACTTTTATAAGAAGCACCTCGACTGTTTTCATGGTAACGAAAACCGCCGTTTAACGACGGTTTTTTACATGAACGACGCTTGGAGCAAAGAAGATGCAGGTGAGTTGGTGGTTTATGATTTGGATGGCAATATCATTGCAACCTTACCTCCTAAATCAGGCCGCTTGTTCGTGTTTTTATCTGAACAGTTCCCTCATGAAGTACTGCCAACAAATAAACCGCGCTTTAGCATCGCAGGTTGGTTCCGTACCAATGGCGTGACAGCGAATCAATTGGATATTGCGCAGTAA
- a CDS encoding leucine-rich repeat-containing protein kinase family protein translates to MHTLSQLKSGELIGTKRLKLAEGLTDFPLEILTLADTLEVLDLSDNALSSLPDALVKLTKLKIIFASNNQFDTLPAVLGQCPELEMIGFKSNHISHVPENALPAKLRWLILTDNRIEVMPETLGECPRLQKLALAGNCLTALPLSMSTLSNLELLRISANKLQQCPEQLLQLPKLAWFAFAGNPFCESTLKVKSVPSIASSQFELAQLLGQGASGVISKAMWNGDHTGFPADIAVKVFKGEVTSDGYPEDELQACLKVGNHPNLVQSLAQVNEEGYLALIMNLIPAHYNNLGLPPSLDSCTRDTFPTGFTLPVTDIARMVEQMEGVFAHLHDNQVCHGDLYAHNTLFDENANIIFGDFGAASMYHMLNEQQQQRIRAIEQRALHHFIDDLLSVCAESDKASEAYQALTKRIWTEGI, encoded by the coding sequence TTGCATACTCTTTCTCAGCTAAAATCTGGCGAACTGATCGGTACTAAACGCCTAAAACTAGCCGAAGGCTTAACCGATTTTCCTCTCGAAATTCTGACCTTAGCTGATACGTTAGAGGTGCTGGATTTATCTGATAATGCACTTAGCTCACTGCCTGATGCTTTAGTTAAACTGACCAAGCTGAAAATCATTTTCGCATCAAACAACCAATTTGATACGTTACCAGCGGTATTGGGGCAATGCCCTGAACTTGAAATGATCGGTTTCAAATCTAACCACATCAGTCACGTGCCTGAAAATGCGTTACCGGCGAAGTTGCGCTGGCTAATTCTGACCGACAACCGCATTGAAGTGATGCCTGAAACGTTAGGTGAGTGCCCTCGCCTACAGAAGCTAGCATTAGCGGGTAACTGCCTTACAGCATTACCACTGAGCATGTCGACGTTATCCAATCTTGAATTACTACGTATTTCTGCAAACAAACTGCAACAATGTCCTGAGCAGCTTTTGCAATTGCCTAAGTTAGCTTGGTTTGCGTTTGCTGGAAATCCATTTTGTGAATCGACATTAAAAGTTAAATCTGTGCCATCAATTGCTTCAAGCCAATTTGAATTAGCTCAATTACTTGGTCAAGGGGCATCTGGTGTTATTTCAAAAGCGATGTGGAATGGCGACCATACTGGATTTCCCGCTGATATCGCCGTAAAAGTCTTTAAGGGTGAAGTCACCAGTGATGGTTACCCTGAAGATGAACTACAAGCTTGCTTAAAAGTCGGAAATCACCCTAATTTAGTCCAATCATTGGCCCAAGTGAATGAAGAGGGTTACTTAGCGTTGATCATGAACTTGATCCCAGCTCACTATAATAACCTTGGCTTACCACCAAGCCTTGATAGCTGCACACGCGATACTTTCCCTACCGGTTTTACCTTACCAGTAACGGATATAGCACGCATGGTTGAGCAAATGGAAGGCGTATTTGCGCACCTGCATGACAATCAAGTGTGTCATGGTGATTTATACGCGCACAACACCTTGTTTGATGAGAATGCGAATATCATTTTTGGTGATTTTGGCGCAGCGTCTATGTATCACATGCTTAATGAGCAGCAACAACAACGTATTAGAGCTATAGAGCAACGTGCGCTGCATCACTTTATTGATGATCTACTTAGTGTTTGCGCAGAAAGTGATAAAGCCTCTGAGGCTTATCAAGCTTTAACAAAACGTATATGGACAGAAGGCATATAG
- a CDS encoding DUF3010 family protein produces MKICAVELRSNEAIICMLNKNSGMIDIPDCRTQKFMIKDSLDNQEMRDFQFAFKKLLDDYQVDQVVIRTRETRGKFAGSAIGFKLESAIQLIDGLDVQFISTAEIKQSLKRNPLAIDFRSTGLRQFQEAAFTTAFAQLS; encoded by the coding sequence ATGAAAATTTGTGCTGTTGAGTTACGTAGCAATGAAGCTATTATCTGCATGTTAAACAAAAATAGTGGCATGATTGATATCCCTGATTGCCGAACTCAAAAGTTCATGATCAAGGATTCATTGGACAACCAAGAAATGCGCGACTTCCAATTCGCATTCAAAAAACTACTAGACGACTACCAAGTTGATCAAGTTGTTATCCGTACCCGTGAAACACGTGGTAAATTTGCTGGAAGTGCAATTGGCTTTAAGCTTGAATCTGCAATCCAACTTATTGATGGCCTTGATGTTCAGTTCATTAGCACTGCTGAAATTAAACAATCGCTAAAGCGTAACCCACTTGCGATTGATTTCCGTAGCACTGGCCTACGTCAATTCCAAGAAGCTGCATTCACAACAGCTTTTGCACAATTGAGCTAA
- a CDS encoding APC family permease — translation MDAQVSKGKMGVTSLALFSLCAVIVVDTLTASASIGVSSIGWWLVTLVIFVIPYGLITSELGTTYPGDGGIYDWVKKAFGYKWAVRTTWFYWINVGLWMPAVYIMFAGMFSELFAPGLSLFWQIIICIALTWLTIWICNVSVDVGVWVTNIGAILKITVISILGFGGFIYAAKHGVANEFSIEAMMPSLDTGVAFLPALVFNLMGFELVATMTKEMKDVRDMPKSIFLAAAITAFLYVFGTVGILMALPVQDIGLVAGIIDTLRKLFGTGLFGQSMVYVIGTMALLTFIGNMVTWTMGASRAAAEAAGEGELPDVVAKMSEKHDTPVGANNITGILSTVVIIAYAIFAQSSDELFWSVFAFSSCIFLLPYLFMFPSYLKLRIADGDRERPFRVPGGMGVQWLLSIVCFLTIAQAVVLFIFPDLFTLSVDWVYSAPVLFGVILTVGIGEYLLTLAVKKKAQSEKTVTYEEHTA, via the coding sequence ATGGACGCGCAAGTATCCAAAGGGAAAATGGGGGTAACGAGCCTAGCATTATTTAGCTTATGTGCCGTTATCGTCGTTGATACATTAACCGCTTCAGCATCCATTGGTGTTAGTTCCATCGGCTGGTGGCTAGTAACACTGGTTATATTTGTTATTCCTTACGGTTTAATTACCTCAGAACTTGGTACAACTTACCCTGGTGATGGCGGTATTTACGATTGGGTTAAAAAAGCATTTGGATATAAATGGGCGGTAAGAACTACATGGTTCTACTGGATAAATGTCGGGTTATGGATGCCTGCGGTTTATATTATGTTTGCAGGTATGTTCTCAGAACTATTTGCACCTGGCCTTTCTTTATTCTGGCAAATCATTATTTGTATCGCTCTCACGTGGTTAACAATTTGGATTTGTAATGTCTCAGTCGATGTGGGTGTTTGGGTAACTAATATTGGCGCCATATTAAAGATAACGGTTATATCTATATTAGGTTTTGGTGGGTTTATTTATGCCGCTAAGCATGGCGTTGCGAATGAATTCTCGATTGAAGCCATGATGCCAAGTTTAGATACCGGCGTTGCCTTTTTACCTGCTTTAGTTTTCAACCTTATGGGCTTTGAACTTGTCGCCACAATGACCAAAGAAATGAAAGACGTCCGCGATATGCCTAAGTCTATTTTCCTTGCCGCTGCAATTACCGCTTTCCTTTACGTCTTTGGCACAGTGGGCATCTTGATGGCGCTGCCAGTTCAAGATATAGGCCTAGTCGCAGGTATTATCGACACATTACGTAAGTTGTTTGGCACTGGTTTATTTGGGCAAAGCATGGTCTACGTGATCGGTACAATGGCGCTATTAACCTTCATCGGTAACATGGTGACGTGGACAATGGGTGCAAGCCGTGCCGCAGCAGAAGCTGCTGGTGAAGGTGAACTGCCTGACGTTGTGGCTAAGATGTCAGAAAAACACGATACACCTGTCGGCGCAAATAACATCACAGGGATCTTATCTACTGTTGTCATCATTGCGTATGCCATTTTTGCGCAAAGTAGTGACGAACTATTCTGGTCTGTATTTGCCTTCTCTAGCTGCATCTTCTTACTCCCATACCTATTCATGTTCCCGTCATACCTAAAACTGCGTATTGCTGATGGTGATCGTGAACGTCCGTTCCGTGTACCTGGTGGCATGGGTGTGCAATGGCTACTCAGCATTGTTTGCTTCCTCACTATTGCGCAAGCCGTGGTGCTATTTATCTTCCCTGACCTGTTCACTCTCTCTGTTGATTGGGTTTACAGCGCCCCAGTGCTGTTTGGCGTAATACTCACCGTCGGGATTGGTGAGTACCTGCTTACATTGGCCGTGAAGAAAAAAGCACAATCGGAAAAAACGGTGACTTATGAAGAGCACACCGCTTAG
- a CDS encoding M3 family metallopeptidase, producing the protein MTATAYLNTLNQAYLTVHREKEDFFWETYMGTSDDHEGSAKSQTAWTNFISDAGKIAEVKAQLASADSITDAQEREQTIIGLKGWLATFESHALESQQAQALKADIIKFEADLFEKKQNHAMCYTDENGQQAEGSLPVLGANIRNSGDEGVRQSSHQALLDLEQWLLTNGFLDLVKLRNKFARSLGYDNFFDFSVVKTEQMTAEELFVILDDFEARTRESNQSSLDELAKKLGESSLQGHNFVYSFSGDAMRDLDAYVPFSQSLRRWVESFGRLNIDYSGAELTLDLLDRKGKYQNGFCHGPVPSFYDQESWIPAKVNFTSNAKPDQVGSGYDGINTLFHEGGHAAHFANVKMNSPCFSQEFAPTSMAYAETQSMFCDSLLEDADWLKQYALSAEGQSVPDEVIKALVDSRQPFRSYIERSILVVPYFERALYQLPEDQLTPENVTQLARDMEQKILGLACSPRPLLAIPHLLSDEAACSYQGYLLAHMAVFQTRAYFTEKFGYLTDNPEIGPLLAEHYWHAGNSVNHNGTIMRLTGEGFNAKYLADECNLSKEQAWEAELHKIEALANRDRAGISPLNATISIVDGATKLADNTQSDGVMCHDFETYIVSTYGR; encoded by the coding sequence ATGACCGCAACAGCCTACCTCAATACATTAAACCAAGCCTATTTAACCGTTCATCGTGAGAAAGAAGATTTCTTCTGGGAAACCTACATGGGGACCAGTGATGATCACGAAGGATCGGCAAAATCACAAACGGCATGGACAAATTTCATCAGTGATGCAGGAAAGATTGCTGAAGTAAAAGCACAGCTAGCATCTGCAGATTCGATTACAGATGCGCAAGAGCGCGAACAAACAATCATAGGTTTGAAAGGGTGGTTAGCAACCTTTGAGTCGCATGCACTTGAGTCACAGCAAGCTCAAGCCTTAAAAGCTGACATCATCAAGTTTGAAGCTGACCTGTTTGAGAAAAAACAGAATCACGCAATGTGCTATACCGATGAGAATGGCCAGCAGGCAGAAGGCTCTTTACCTGTACTAGGTGCCAATATCCGCAACAGCGGTGATGAAGGTGTTCGTCAATCATCGCATCAAGCATTGCTGGATCTTGAACAATGGCTATTAACGAATGGTTTCTTAGATTTGGTCAAGCTGCGTAACAAGTTTGCACGCTCACTTGGCTATGACAACTTCTTTGATTTCTCGGTAGTAAAAACTGAGCAGATGACGGCAGAAGAGCTGTTTGTCATCCTTGATGATTTCGAAGCGCGAACACGTGAAAGTAACCAATCAAGTTTAGATGAATTAGCGAAAAAGCTAGGTGAATCTTCGTTACAGGGTCACAACTTTGTGTATTCATTCTCGGGTGATGCAATGCGTGATTTGGATGCTTATGTACCGTTTTCACAATCACTGCGTCGCTGGGTGGAATCTTTTGGTCGCTTGAATATTGATTATTCAGGGGCTGAGCTTACGTTAGATTTACTGGATCGTAAGGGTAAGTATCAAAATGGTTTCTGCCATGGTCCTGTACCTTCATTTTATGATCAGGAAAGCTGGATCCCAGCAAAAGTAAACTTCACCAGTAACGCAAAGCCTGATCAAGTGGGTAGCGGTTACGATGGCATCAATACTTTATTCCATGAAGGGGGCCATGCTGCGCATTTTGCCAACGTGAAAATGAACTCACCGTGTTTTTCGCAAGAGTTTGCTCCTACATCGATGGCGTATGCTGAAACACAGTCTATGTTCTGTGATAGTTTGCTTGAAGATGCTGATTGGCTTAAGCAGTACGCACTGAGTGCCGAAGGTCAGTCAGTACCCGATGAGGTGATTAAAGCCTTAGTGGATAGCCGTCAGCCGTTCCGATCTTATATTGAGCGCAGCATTTTAGTTGTGCCGTATTTTGAGCGCGCGCTGTATCAGTTGCCTGAAGACCAATTAACGCCGGAAAATGTTACTCAGCTTGCACGCGACATGGAGCAGAAAATATTAGGACTGGCGTGCAGCCCACGTCCGTTACTGGCTATTCCGCATTTACTCTCAGATGAAGCGGCATGTTCATACCAAGGCTATTTGTTGGCACATATGGCAGTCTTTCAAACTCGCGCTTACTTCACAGAGAAATTCGGTTACCTAACGGATAATCCAGAAATCGGCCCATTACTTGCTGAGCACTACTGGCATGCTGGTAATAGTGTTAACCATAATGGCACCATTATGCGCTTAACGGGCGAAGGCTTTAATGCGAAGTACCTGGCTGATGAGTGTAATTTATCGAAAGAACAAGCATGGGAAGCGGAGCTTCATAAAATTGAAGCATTAGCTAACCGTGATCGAGCCGGTATATCACCACTAAATGCAACAATCAGTATTGTTGATGGGGCGACTAAACTCGCAGATAACACTCAATCTGATGGCGTGATGTGTCATGACTTTGAAACTTACATAGTGTCGACTTACGGCCGCTAA
- a CDS encoding CatB-related O-acetyltransferase: MTIKHWSKMEMLHETVQNKNITLKGTHSYYSGAYDNGFEQSVVRYLHGDEVSKHWEPRWEIDKLSIGDYVCIGAEAVILMGGNHTHRADWFSLYPFMDKIEEAYQSKGDTILEDGCWIGMRAMIMPGVTVGEGAIVAANSVVTKNVPPYAIVGGSPATIIRLRFSDDTTKRLLALKIYDWPEAKFEALRDLICSSNIGALEHANNIYQS, translated from the coding sequence ATGACAATTAAGCATTGGTCTAAAATGGAAATGCTCCATGAGACAGTACAAAACAAAAATATCACTTTAAAAGGCACACACAGTTACTATAGCGGCGCCTACGATAATGGTTTTGAACAGTCGGTTGTGCGTTACCTTCATGGTGATGAAGTCAGTAAACATTGGGAACCACGCTGGGAGATAGATAAGCTCTCCATTGGTGATTACGTTTGTATTGGCGCTGAAGCCGTCATTCTAATGGGGGGTAACCATACCCATCGCGCAGATTGGTTCTCCCTGTACCCTTTCATGGATAAAATTGAAGAAGCCTACCAATCTAAAGGTGACACCATACTAGAAGATGGCTGCTGGATTGGTATGCGTGCCATGATAATGCCAGGCGTTACCGTAGGTGAAGGCGCAATCGTTGCTGCAAATAGCGTAGTCACTAAAAATGTGCCACCTTATGCCATCGTTGGTGGTAGCCCTGCCACAATAATCCGTCTACGTTTCTCTGACGATACTACCAAACGCTTACTGGCCTTAAAGATTTATGACTGGCCAGAAGCTAAGTTTGAGGCGTTAAGAGACTTGATCTGTAGCAGTAATATTGGTGCATTAGAGCATGCAAATAATATCTATCAGAGTTAA
- the aguA gene encoding agmatine deiminase: MTKQLDTTPKQDGFRMPAEHEPQAGIWMAWPERTDNWRYGGKPAQATFVAVATAIAKTTPVTMVVSAHQFENARAMLPSDIQLLEMSTDDSWMRDIGPSYVVNDNGERRGVDWHFNAWGGLLDGLYFPWDKDDAVARKVCETLGDNSYRAPIVLEGGSIHVDGEGTLYTTEECLLHPSRNPDLSREQIEAVLKEHLAIDKIIWIPQGLFNDETNGHVDNLIHVVRPGEIALTWCDDENDPQYPISRMALDILETETDAKGRRIKVHKLPMPGPLFITEDEAGGIDASDGMERVAGERLAGSYANYLISNKHIVYPLLDKNHDAEVADMLGTIYPGYQVSGVNAREILLGGGNIHCITQQIPRV; this comes from the coding sequence ATGACTAAGCAATTAGATACCACACCAAAACAAGATGGATTCAGAATGCCAGCGGAGCACGAACCTCAAGCTGGGATTTGGATGGCATGGCCAGAGCGTACCGACAATTGGCGTTATGGTGGCAAACCCGCTCAGGCAACCTTTGTTGCAGTCGCAACAGCAATAGCAAAAACAACGCCAGTGACTATGGTGGTGAGTGCGCATCAATTCGAGAACGCACGCGCTATGCTGCCGAGTGACATTCAGCTACTGGAAATGAGTACCGATGATTCTTGGATGCGTGATATTGGCCCTTCGTACGTGGTAAATGACAACGGTGAACGTCGTGGGGTTGATTGGCACTTCAACGCTTGGGGAGGATTATTAGATGGTTTGTACTTCCCATGGGATAAAGACGATGCTGTCGCGCGAAAAGTGTGTGAAACCCTCGGCGACAATAGCTATCGTGCCCCTATCGTACTTGAAGGTGGATCAATTCATGTTGATGGCGAAGGGACTCTTTACACGACTGAAGAGTGCTTATTACACCCAAGCCGTAACCCTGATTTAAGCCGCGAGCAAATAGAGGCAGTATTAAAAGAGCACCTTGCGATAGACAAAATCATTTGGATCCCGCAAGGTTTGTTTAACGATGAAACCAACGGGCATGTTGATAACCTCATCCATGTGGTTCGTCCCGGCGAAATAGCATTAACATGGTGTGATGACGAAAATGACCCGCAATACCCAATCTCACGCATGGCATTAGATATACTAGAGACAGAAACCGATGCAAAAGGCCGTCGGATTAAAGTGCACAAATTGCCTATGCCAGGCCCTCTATTCATAACGGAAGATGAGGCAGGCGGCATTGATGCATCAGACGGTATGGAGCGTGTTGCGGGTGAACGGTTAGCAGGCTCTTACGCTAACTACCTGATCTCTAACAAACACATAGTATATCCGCTGCTAGATAAAAATCACGATGCCGAAGTCGCAGACATGTTGGGCACTATCTATCCGGGGTACCAAGTCTCAGGCGTAAATGCACGAGAGATCCTACTGGGTGGCGGTAATATTCACTGTATTACCCAACAAATCCCTCGCGTGTAA
- a CDS encoding DEAD/DEAH box helicase, whose translation MSFSKLGLHESILKAIAELDYSKPTPIQEQAIPAILKGRNLLAGAQTGTGKTASFALPILTMLDSDVEVRAKRIRALILTPTRELAIQVEKNIAQYSKYSQHTSLAMYGGVDYADQKQRLIDGVDILVATPGRLLDMYTQRAIHFDALEILVLDEADRMLDMGFIEDINKIMERLPEDRQNLLFSATLSKQVRALAKTAIVNPVEIAVKANADTAPKIDQWLISVDKDKKSALLSHLIKENEWEQALIFIETKHGAAKLVSQLEKRGIVAEAIHSGRSQAAREQVLEKFKSGELKLLVATGVAARGIDIDDLDRVVNYDLPFPADEYVHRIGRTGRAGASGEAISLVSRDDFKNLCMIESLLGHLLVRKDVDGFVPTKELPVSILNYVPKNKRKPARNNDKRR comes from the coding sequence ATGTCATTCTCTAAGCTTGGATTACACGAATCAATCCTAAAAGCCATCGCCGAATTGGACTACAGCAAGCCGACCCCTATTCAAGAACAAGCTATTCCCGCTATTTTGAAAGGTCGTAACCTTCTTGCTGGTGCTCAAACGGGTACAGGTAAAACGGCTAGCTTTGCGTTACCTATTCTAACTATGTTAGATAGCGATGTAGAAGTACGTGCTAAACGTATCCGTGCGTTAATCTTAACGCCTACACGCGAACTTGCGATTCAGGTAGAAAAGAATATTGCGCAATACAGCAAGTATTCTCAGCATACATCACTTGCTATGTATGGTGGTGTTGATTACGCCGATCAAAAACAACGCTTGATCGATGGTGTTGATATCCTAGTAGCAACGCCTGGTCGTTTGTTGGATATGTATACCCAACGAGCTATTCACTTTGATGCACTAGAAATATTGGTTCTTGATGAAGCTGACCGCATGTTGGACATGGGCTTTATTGAAGACATCAATAAAATCATGGAACGTCTACCAGAAGATCGCCAGAACTTATTGTTCTCTGCTACTTTGTCAAAGCAAGTTCGTGCACTAGCGAAAACGGCTATCGTAAACCCAGTAGAGATTGCTGTGAAGGCAAATGCCGATACAGCACCAAAGATCGATCAATGGTTAATCTCGGTAGATAAAGACAAGAAATCGGCACTTCTTAGCCATTTGATTAAAGAGAATGAGTGGGAACAAGCACTTATCTTTATCGAAACAAAACATGGTGCGGCTAAATTAGTTTCACAGCTAGAAAAACGTGGCATTGTTGCTGAAGCGATCCACAGTGGCCGAAGCCAAGCTGCGCGTGAGCAAGTACTTGAAAAATTCAAATCTGGCGAATTGAAACTATTGGTAGCAACAGGTGTTGCTGCGCGTGGTATCGATATCGATGATCTTGATCGTGTTGTGAACTACGATCTACCATTCCCAGCTGACGAATATGTTCACCGTATTGGTCGTACTGGCCGTGCTGGTGCATCGGGTGAAGCGATTTCTTTAGTATCAAGAGACGATTTCAAAAACTTGTGCATGATTGAAAGCTTGTTAGGTCATTTGCTTGTTCGTAAAGATGTGGACGGTTTCGTTCCGACAAAAGAACTGCCAGTGTCTATTCTGAATTATGTTCCTAAAAACAAGCGTAAGCCTGCACGTAATAACGACAAGCGCCGCTAG
- a CDS encoding methyltransferase family protein — translation MYLKLPPPLLMIITLGCMYLLSQYWPLWGFSFFGQQALVLALSLSGALLGLSGVVSFARARTTVNPHKPKNTSHLVTGGIYQFSRNPMYLGLVLFLIAAWLYLGAVSPCVMIFVFVGYMNHFQIEPEEDALKLKFGDEFTTYCQRVRRWC, via the coding sequence ATGTATTTAAAGTTACCGCCACCGTTATTGATGATTATCACCCTTGGTTGTATGTACCTGCTTTCACAATATTGGCCGTTATGGGGATTTTCTTTTTTTGGGCAGCAAGCTTTAGTCTTAGCGCTGAGCTTGAGCGGAGCCTTACTGGGCTTATCGGGTGTTGTCTCATTTGCACGGGCGCGTACCACGGTTAATCCACACAAGCCTAAAAATACGTCACATCTAGTGACAGGGGGGATCTATCAGTTTTCACGAAACCCAATGTATTTAGGGTTAGTCCTGTTTTTGATTGCTGCATGGTTGTATTTAGGCGCAGTGTCACCTTGTGTGATGATTTTTGTGTTTGTTGGCTATATGAATCATTTTCAAATAGAGCCAGAAGAAGATGCGCTTAAATTAAAATTTGGTGATGAATTTACGACCTATTGTCAACGCGTAAGGCGATGGTGTTAG
- the ptcA gene encoding putrescine carbamoyltransferase, with product MKMPSSSATNLKKEGLRHFLKTQDYTKKELNDILELMAMLKEARKENALPQLFKGKSVAMIFEQPSTRTRVSFETAATMLGGHALFLSPKDIHLGSKESLEDTGRVLSRMVDVIMARVDEHSTVAGLAEQASVPVINGLCDWLHPTQIMADLFTMAEHLPEGKSLSDLTVAFVGDATNVTSSLMFACTKFGMTFKHICPERFKAPQKWVEIALDNCEASGGKLVITDNTDEVAGCDIIVADSFYWFGQEDEKELRLSTFIPNYVVTQELMDKAGPDAMFMHCLPANDTRECTREVMESPRSVIFDEAENRLTAQMALLVYFTHHHIQAPTEATLTMHKDKIEGFLKTL from the coding sequence ATGAAAATGCCATCTTCAAGTGCAACTAACCTAAAAAAAGAAGGTTTACGTCATTTCCTTAAAACTCAGGATTACACTAAAAAAGAATTGAACGATATTCTTGAGTTAATGGCAATGCTAAAAGAAGCACGTAAAGAAAATGCATTACCCCAGTTGTTTAAAGGCAAATCGGTTGCAATGATTTTTGAACAACCATCAACTCGTACTCGTGTCTCTTTTGAAACTGCGGCAACAATGCTAGGTGGTCATGCTTTATTCTTGTCACCAAAAGACATCCATCTTGGTAGCAAAGAATCATTGGAAGATACTGGTCGAGTTTTATCGCGAATGGTTGATGTGATTATGGCGCGTGTTGATGAGCACAGCACGGTAGCTGGGCTAGCTGAGCAAGCAAGTGTGCCGGTGATCAATGGTTTGTGTGATTGGTTGCACCCAACCCAAATAATGGCTGATTTATTTACGATGGCAGAGCACCTACCTGAAGGTAAATCCTTGAGCGATTTAACAGTTGCCTTTGTGGGTGATGCGACCAACGTTACTTCTTCATTAATGTTTGCGTGTACTAAGTTTGGCATGACTTTCAAACACATTTGCCCTGAACGCTTTAAAGCACCACAAAAATGGGTAGAGATTGCGCTAGATAACTGTGAAGCATCAGGCGGTAAGTTGGTGATTACCGACAACACAGATGAAGTGGCAGGGTGTGACATTATCGTTGCTGATAGCTTCTACTGGTTTGGTCAGGAAGATGAAAAAGAGCTCCGTTTATCAACGTTTATTCCTAATTATGTTGTAACGCAAGAATTAATGGATAAAGCGGGTCCTGACGCTATGTTCATGCACTGTCTACCTGCAAATGATACGCGTGAATGTACACGTGAAGTGATGGAGTCACCACGTTCGGTTATCTTTGATGAGGCAGAAAACCGCTTAACAGCACAAATGGCACTGTTGGTGTACTTCACACATCATCATATCCAAGCGCCAACTGAAGCGACATTAACCATGCATAAAGACAAAATTGAAGGTTTCTTAAAAACGCTATAA
- a CDS encoding TetR/AcrR family transcriptional regulator codes for MKRESTEKRLERIHTAITSLVAHRDVNAISIYDVAKEASIAASTVYHHYPNIEALIYGLMEGIFADFTHVLDEAIKPEEIRHWSDINRMIEQGFVNYYRGNPLVQRILLGQHTYTSIRHADAQNDLLLAEHVEVIYRRYFVLPELPNDVNIFAIALQVADKVYSMNYRENGDIPPEMAREAKILTEAYLGTYLPRNLPRIKADPTLN; via the coding sequence ATGAAGCGAGAATCAACCGAGAAGCGCCTAGAACGGATTCATACTGCCATAACGAGTTTGGTTGCTCACCGTGATGTGAATGCGATTTCAATTTATGATGTTGCTAAAGAAGCCTCAATAGCAGCTTCTACGGTTTATCACCATTATCCAAATATTGAAGCGCTCATTTATGGGCTAATGGAAGGCATATTCGCAGATTTCACCCACGTCTTAGATGAAGCGATAAAACCTGAAGAAATTCGCCATTGGAGTGACATTAATAGGATGATAGAGCAAGGCTTTGTTAACTATTATCGAGGCAATCCGCTCGTGCAACGTATATTGCTTGGCCAACATACTTATACTTCTATACGACATGCAGATGCACAAAATGATCTTTTGTTAGCGGAACATGTTGAAGTCATCTATCGACGTTATTTTGTATTACCCGAATTGCCGAATGATGTGAATATTTTTGCTATTGCGCTACAGGTTGCAGATAAGGTTTATTCAATGAACTATCGCGAAAATGGCGATATACCACCTGAAATGGCGCGTGAAGCAAAAATATTAACCGAAGCCTATTTAGGCACTTATTTACCGCGCAATCTTCCTCGAATAAAGGCAGACCCTACATTAAATTAA